The sequence ttgaagcttcaaaatgttggcactatttcagctctgtaggtgaaaggttcttctaaaaatcataatttgtgttcagtagatgaaagaaagtcatacatacctgagatggcatgaaagtgagtaaatgatgagagaatttttgtttttgaatggaGACCCAGAATTTGGCTGGATATGGTTCTCTTGTTGAGTAAAACTTACTGGCAATCCTGTAGGGATATCCGATTTAAGAGCAAATTATACTTTTGAGTCTTGAGTTCTATTCAACGATTACATCAAACCAGTTCACATATCAGTCTAATTGAATCATCAAATCATTTTCCATTGATCACAAATGAGTCGAAAGGTCATGAAAATTCTTTGGGAAAATTCTCAAAAACTGGGAGTGCTGCATAAACCAATGAGTCATGCTGCCATCCCCATGTATAACTATGTTTTGACTGTACTCATTTTGTCACCAATGCATTCATCCAAGTTTGACGTGTGTTGTTTGCACATGGTGTGCTTGCATTTATCAGTTGTTTGTAAGTCTGATTAGATAACCCATTTTCTCTCTCTAGTCTGGAGCTATTGTATTTGGGTGGTAACCAGATCACCTCCATCCCTGCTGAACTTGCCAACTTGCCCTACCTCAGTTACCTGGTTCTGTGTGATAATCGCATCCAGAGTGTCCCACCCCAACTCAACAGGTATGCATTGAGTTTTATTGCACACATGCTTGCATTCAAAGTGCCTAGTGTGTTCTCTAGTGCACTGGTTTTGTTtaaggacccagattttacattggacgtCAAGTATCGATTCAGCACTGTATTAACATTGTTTGTTGTACAGAAGTGTTCTGTAACCAATCAGACTTTgaaatttattaatattacaatgCACTACATAGGCCCTACAATATGAAAAATTAACATGACATAGGCTGAAAAGGGAAAGGTctattttgtaaatgcataaacaacagcagaaATGTAATTTACCAGCCTAAAAAAATGGAACAAACACTGGGCCAAATGTTAAAACAGGCTGCTGAATATGAGAAATACATGGACATTAAGTGTATAAACATGTGATTTTATtcagcacaaaccatgtttattgtTCTATCTAGATAATCTACATTTAATGGGGGATTCTATTACCTTTTAGTTTTATTCTTGGTTTTCAAACGTCTTGGCATTTGCCAAACATCAAACAATGTTTTGATGTCAATAAAAAAGATGTGAGAGCCGTTTTCTAGTTGATAAGCCTATATATTTTTCTTTCCTAACAAAGCATGATTAAatggcattttattatttgccttGGGCATTGTTTTTTCCTGCAAGCAACGCCCTAAAATATTCAAAAGTCTAATCAACATCTTTCCTTTCTCCTTGACAGACTCCATTCTCTGCGTTCTCTTAGTCTGCATAATAACCTGCTGACCTATCTTCCGAGAGAGATCCTGAGCCTGGTGCATCTTCAGGAGCTCAGTCTCCGTGGTAACCCCTTGGTTGTGCGCTTCATCAAGGACATGTTATATGACCCCCCCTCACTTCTGGAGCTGGCTGGCCGCACCATCAAAAGCAGGAACCTTCTGTACTCTCATCAAGACCTCCCAACCCACCTGGTCAACTACCTAGATATGTCCAGCAAGTGCCCCAACCCCAAGTGTGCAGGTGGGAGAAGGAATTTGATTTAGAATTAGTTTTGGAGGAAATTTAGTGTAAAAAGTACAATGATGCCTCATAGCGACCAGAGGCATATTAACACCTGGCAATTTTTTAGAAAAGTTACCATATTTTGTTTATGCTATGTAAACTATACTTGGCTTACAACTCAACTGTATATAGCTGTAGATTGCATGTAGCTTATATGTTTCTAGAGGATCGAGATAGTTTTGATATCAATGCAAGTCattataattaaaagaaaatatgatctcagttgTCATATTTCAACTGTTTGGTGTGCtttgtgtaatattttaaaatgtgcatcTAACTACATTATATCTTACCATTTCTAGGTGTTTATTTTGACTCATGCATTCGTCATATCAAGTTTGTGGATTTTTGCGGGAAGTATCGCCTGCCCCTGATGCACTACCTGTGCTCCCCAGAATGCACCTCTCCCTGCAGCTCCAATCCTCAGAGTGACGCTGACTCTGACGACGACAACAGTGTGCCTGCTGACCGCCTTCAAAGAGTTCTTCTTGGATAACCTCGCTCACCCCTCACAGATCTTTCTCTCTTTATCAGCAAGAACATAAAACTTTACTGCCAGTTGCCTCTCTAACCTCTCAACTGAAGCCAAATTATATTGCCAAGTGCGTGAAAATACGAAGGTATTCTGGGAAAGACATCTGCAGAAAGTTCTCAATTTTTTAACAAATGCCTTACCTTGCATTGCCAGAATAACTCAAACACTGGTATTTCAGAATAGTTGTTGTATAAAATAGTTATATTAACTATACTCTGTTTAGCTCTTGCACTTTTGTAATACATAGAAGAAACAGTTTAGGTACATGTATATCTTTTGCTCGGCAAAAGATTGATTTGTCTTAGAGGAGAGACGTTTTCACATAATG comes from Xyrauchen texanus isolate HMW12.3.18 chromosome 18, RBS_HiC_50CHRs, whole genome shotgun sequence and encodes:
- the LOC127659013 gene encoding leucine-rich repeat-containing protein 58-like, with amino-acid sequence MEGFEGANIGEGVLDLSRLNLNNLSLDRVSEKRRKDTKQLYVCYNRISLLSDSICLFSNLEFLDISNNTLSVICEDITRLAKLKTLVAKNNRLNEFSLPKDFGSLQLEVLNLSGNRFEEMPMQCLQMQQLQSLSLGGNRLKSIPAEIDNLTSLELLYLGGNQITSIPAELANLPYLSYLVLCDNRIQSVPPQLNRLHSLRSLSLHNNLLTYLPREILSLVHLQELSLRGNPLVVRFIKDMLYDPPSLLELAGRTIKSRNLLYSHQDLPTHLVNYLDMSSKCPNPKCAGVYFDSCIRHIKFVDFCGKYRLPLMHYLCSPECTSPCSSNPQSDADSDDDNSVPADRLQRVLLG